From one Dermacentor silvarum isolate Dsil-2018 chromosome 3, BIME_Dsil_1.4, whole genome shotgun sequence genomic stretch:
- the LOC125944184 gene encoding uncharacterized protein LOC125944184 translates to MLSAGNSVSASGRGSSTPFLNEDASYKVVLPRLPTGNDVLNSIFLHADLSGRPYRAPDFRDALLEVVDTADIIGVGQYQMSHVWMVTCASSAAKHKLVACGELRVKGLKCMVIDPETKNIKLKLLWLPPHLEARRVEEAFQAYGQVKSVEREVWRCTGMEQWVTTNREVSLVLKDTVTVSSIPHIMSIYGHQCLVLIPGRPPLCLRCKRVGHVRRQCRTPRCLQCHRFGHSVDACVSTYANKLRSGQHSAEEPQLDHLMDATEIVDATGEATGGIRDEEQESPEPMPSSHSIPSEATGNNSVCTHDLENLKEKPPDGDKEEEAMDSSQARKRPAPCNDETTGSAVQAPESVPSSAQRVPSPGDGVPRRFCQRSKESAIKKCKGSKTTDLPVAKGDEEQKL, encoded by the coding sequence ATGCTCTCTGCTGGAAACAGCGTATCGGCCTCAGGCCGAGGATCGTCGACTCCGTTTCTGAATGAAGATGCAAGCTACAAAGTTGTCCTCCCGCGTCTACCAACCGGTAACGATGTGCTGAATTCCATTTTTCTTCATGCGGACTTGAGTGGCAGACCATACCGTGCTCCTGACTTCCGAGACGCTCTGCTTGAAGTAGTGGATACTGCAGATATTATAGGTGTAGGacagtatcagatgagccatgtATGGATGGTTACCTGCGCTAGTAGTGCGGCGAAACATAAACTCGTCGCCTGTGGTGAGCTCCGTGTCAAAGGACTGAAGTGCATGGTGATAGATCCGGAGACTAAAAATATCAAGCTCAAATTACTCTGGCTTCCGCCTCACCTTGAAGCTCGACGGGTTGAAGAGGCGTTCCAGGCGTACGGTCAGGTGAAGTCTGTCGAGAGAGAGGTGTGGAGATGCACTGGTATGGAACAGTGGGTGACGACAAACCGGGAGGTTTCCTTGGTGCTCAAGGATACTGTCACCGTAAGCTCAATACCACACATTATGTCCATTTATGGACACCAGTGCCTGGTACTTATCCCCGGCAGGCCTCCGCTGTGCCTTCGTTGCAAGCGTGTGGGACATGTCCGTCGACAATGCAGAACGCCGAGGTGCTTGCAGTGCCACCGATTTGGCCACTCGGTGGACGCCTGTGTATCGACCTATGCCAATAAGCTTCGTTCTGGGCAACACAGCGCAGAAGAGCCCCAACTGGACCATCTCATGGATGCTACAGAGATAGTCGATGCTACCGGAGAAGCCACAGGCGGCATCAGGGACGAAGAACAGGAGTCTCCAGAGCCAATGCCGAGCAGCCACAGCATCCcaagcgaagctactggcaataaCTCGGTTTGCACACATGACCTAGAAAACCTTAAAGAAAAGCCCCCCGATGGCGACAAGGAAGAAGAGGCGATGGACAGCAGTCAAGCGAGGAAGCGTCCGGCACCGTGCAACGATGAAACAACGGGGAGTGCAGTACAGGCACCCGAGAGTGTGCCTTCTAGTGCTCAACGGGTTCCCTCCCCTGGTGATGGTGTGCCGCGGCGGTTTTGTCAGCGAAGTAAGGAGAGTGCTATAAAGAAGTGCAAAGGGAGCAAGACCACAGATTTACCTGTGGCCAAGGGTGATGAAGAACAAAAGCTTTAG